A stretch of Prunus dulcis chromosome 6, ALMONDv2, whole genome shotgun sequence DNA encodes these proteins:
- the LOC117629572 gene encoding homeobox protein 5, translated as MDSGSGSMQSSSGGDDEYDSRAESISALLSNPPSQLGHMSSHAPPHHHHHHHQQTHHHLDPLSNMFDPLSSRLTNPNPLLNFDMAWSKTLRSDPNPTDLGGLSQPFLTNPNINQLGQSRGGGGGGGGSSTFAALQIPHDHQNVSASSSAPNNQTHNINSNSNNNNSNSNGVVRNPKKRSRASRRAPTTVLTTDTTNFRAMVQEFTGIPAPPFTSSSPFPRSRLDLFSSAAAASALMRSAGGGGGGGGGGLGLEPSPPSYLLRPFAHKVSHQPPSSSSILDHPNLPSTNSSATNHHNNLLNMQQNPSPSSSSVLNFQSLFQPQHQQQQPKYSLPINSPNDLLASKTPHHHHHQGSLDHFGLTQQQLNVLPNNIVSSSDAALSRHDSNSNWGNGTGPSNNNKTNIDNNNVDHQGLMRSINGNYGNGKLNYSAGSSSNNIIHGDKAQDQNVAAAAARSEGMVESWICSSD; from the coding sequence atggaTTCTGGTAGTGGAAGTATGCAGTCCTCCAGCGGCGGCGATGACGAGTACGACTCGCGGGCCGAGTCAATCTCCGCTCTACTGAGTAACCCACCGAGTCAACTCGGCCACATGTCTAGCCACGCACCGCcacatcaccaccaccaccaccaccaacaaacCCATCACCACCTAGACCCTCTATCAAACATGTTCGATCCATTATCCTCCAGGCTCACGAACCCGAACCCGCTTCTCAATTTCGACATGGCGTGGTCCAAAACCCTAAGATCCGACCCGAATCCCACCGATCTCGGTGGCCTAAGCCAACCCTTTTTGACCAACCCCAATATTAATCAATTAGGACAAAGCAGAGGCGGTGGCGGCGGCGGAGGCGGCTCGTCTACTTTTGCGGCTCTTCAGATCCCGCATGATCACCAAAACGTTTCGGCTTCTTCTTCGGCTCCAAACAACCAAACCCACAACATCAACAGtaacagcaacaacaacaacagcaacagcaacgGAGTCGTTCGGAACCCGAAGAAGAGGTCGAGAGCGTCGAGGCGCGCACCGACGACTGTGCTGACAACAGACACCACAAATTTCAGAGCCATGGTTCAGGAATTTACAGGTATCCCTGCTCCTCCATTTACATCCTCCTCGCCTTTCCCGAGAAGCAGACTGGATCTCTTTAGCTCAGCTGCTGCCGCCTCTGCCCTCATGAGATCAgctggaggaggaggaggaggaggaggagggggttTGGGTTTGGAGCCTTCACCTCCTTCTTACCTTTTGAGGCCTTTTGCTCACAAAGTCTCTCACCAAccaccatcttcttcttccattcTTGATCATCCAAACTTACCCTCAACTAATTCAAGTGCCACTAACCACCACAATAATCTCCTCAATATGCAGCAAAACCCAtcaccctcctcctcctcagtTCTTAATTTCCAGTCCCTCTTTCAACCCCAacatcagcagcagcagcctaAATACTCACTGCCCATTAATTCTCCGAATGATCTCCTTGCCTCCAAGACacctcaccaccaccatcaccaagGCTCTTTGGACCATTTTGGCTTGACCCAGCAGCAGCTCAATGTGCTTCCCAACAACATCGTATCCTCCTCGGATGCCGCGCTCTCGAGGCACGACAGTAATTCCAACTGGGGTAACGGAACAGGGcccagcaacaacaacaagacCAACATTGACAACAACAATGTTGATCATCAAGGTCTGATGAGATCCATCAATGGGAATTACGGCAACGGGAAGCTAAATTACTCTGCTGGTTCTTCGTCCAATAATATTATCCATGGCGATAAGGCGCAGGATCAGAAtgtggctgctgctgctgctagaAGTGAAGGTATGGTAGAATCATGGATTTGCTCCTCAGATTAG